The stretch of DNA AGCTGAGCGTCTTTCCTGAATAACCGATTCGACTACCGGGCCGATTTTTCGTTCTACGAAGTCTTTCTTTTTAACACCGGCAGCCGAAATGACTGTATCACGGTCACAGATCAGCACTGAATAGTTTAAACTGTCATGCAGTGCTTCTGCATACTCCTGGGAAAAGTCACCGAGTTCTGTAAAAGGTGAATATTTTTTCAAAATCACTTCGCCGTCACGATCCACAAATATTTCAAGCGGGTCTCCTTCGCGAATACGAAGGGTACGGCGAATTTCTTTCGGAATGACCACACGGCCAAGATCATCAATGCGTCGAACAATACCTGTAGCTTTCATCATCGAATGCCTCTCTTTCACCATCAAAATATCGAAACCATTTCTTGGCGTTATTATCTTTCAAGAGGAAACATTCTATACATGAAATTACATTTGTTTTTTTGCGCCTTCAAGTTCTTTTATTAATTCAAATACAGCTGCAAACCAGCCTTGCTCCGGTGCTTTTCGTTGGTCAATCGTGATCTTCAGCCGCTGCTCTTCCATACCGATTCCACACATATTGCCAAATTTGTTGCAAACCGCAAATACTTTGGACCCATCTATTTCTTTTGTACCTTCTTCGCTCATTAACAAAGTAATAACGTCCTTCGACTGCTTCATCGACTCCAGCTTTGTCCGGGCTGCGTAAATTTTCATTTCTGCCACCCGGAACAAGTCGGCCACTTCCTGTGGATAGTCGCCAAAGCGGTCTGTCATTTCTTCTTTTAGCTCGTCAATTTCCTCCAATGAATCTGCTGAGCGGAACCGTTTGTACATATCAATTTTCTGAGCGCTGTCCGTAATATACGCATCCGGAATGTACGCATCAATCGTAACATCCACTTCAAAGACCGGCGCTTTTTCTTCCTTGTCGCCGCCTTGTTTTTGTTCGATTGCTTCTTTCAGCATTTGTGAATACAAATCGAAGCCGACCGAATCAATGAATCCGTGCTGCTGGGAGCCGAGCAGATTTCCTGCTCCACGGATTGACAAGTCGCGCATCGCAATTTTAAATCCGGAACCGAGTTCGGTAAATTCTTTAATTGCCTGCAGGCGCTTTTCCGCCGGTTCAGACAGCACTTTGTCTTTTCGGTACATAAAGTAAGAATATGCCACCCGGTTTGAACGGCCGACGCGTCCACGGATTTGGTAGAGCTGTGACAGCCCCATCCGGTCCGCATCGTGCACGATCAGCGTATTCACATTTGGAATATCAACGCCGGTTTCA from Domibacillus sp. DTU_2020_1001157_1_SI_ALB_TIR_016 encodes:
- the spoVT gene encoding stage V sporulation protein T, which produces MKATGIVRRIDDLGRVVIPKEIRRTLRIREGDPLEIFVDRDGEVILKKYSPFTELGDFSQEYAEALHDSLNYSVLICDRDTVISAAGVKKKDFVERKIGPVVESVIQERRSAESSEQRSVEFADGRTVEAQSYFITPIIAAGDTIGAVALFSEDRTAGEAEQKAAFVAASFFGKQMEH